In a single window of the Terriglobus roseus genome:
- a CDS encoding carboxylate-amine ligase encodes MRPSFTLGIEEEYQTIDPVTRDLRSHVATEMLENGKLRLEERVKAEMHQSVIEVGTRVCQNIHEAREDLYDLRRNMIRLAEENGLVLVAGATHPFADWRNQEIYPDPRYDKVVEDLQLVARANLIFGLHVHVGIEDREAAIRIMNSLRYFLPHILALSTNSPFWLGMDTGYKSYRAKVFENFPRTNLPDSFASYSEFENYVNLLIKTNSIDNAKKLWWDVRPHPFFNTVEVRICDIPMRAEESVAIAALIQATAMKLHCLHANNVDFRQYSRALLMENKFRAVRYGLDGKLIDFGKETEVPERELIEEYLHFIDDVVDELGSRNEINYIRSMLQNGSGADRQLKVWRETNDLRAVVDYMASETRAGL; translated from the coding sequence ATGCGACCCTCGTTCACGCTGGGCATTGAAGAGGAGTACCAGACCATTGACCCGGTGACTCGCGACCTGCGCTCACACGTGGCGACGGAGATGCTGGAAAACGGCAAGCTGCGGCTGGAAGAGCGTGTGAAGGCCGAGATGCATCAGTCCGTCATCGAGGTCGGAACGCGCGTCTGCCAGAACATTCACGAGGCTCGCGAGGATCTTTACGACCTGCGTCGCAACATGATCCGCCTGGCCGAAGAGAACGGCCTGGTGCTGGTGGCCGGCGCGACTCATCCTTTTGCCGACTGGCGCAACCAGGAGATCTATCCGGATCCGCGATACGACAAGGTTGTTGAGGATCTGCAGTTGGTCGCGCGCGCAAACCTGATCTTTGGCCTCCATGTGCATGTGGGCATCGAGGACCGCGAGGCGGCGATCCGCATCATGAACTCTCTGCGGTACTTCCTGCCGCACATCCTTGCGCTTTCAACCAATTCGCCGTTCTGGCTGGGGATGGACACAGGTTACAAGAGCTATCGCGCGAAGGTATTCGAGAATTTCCCGCGGACGAATCTCCCGGACAGCTTTGCCTCCTACTCGGAGTTTGAGAACTACGTAAACCTGCTGATTAAGACCAACAGCATCGACAACGCCAAGAAGCTTTGGTGGGATGTTCGGCCGCATCCGTTCTTCAACACGGTGGAGGTGCGCATCTGCGACATTCCCATGCGCGCGGAGGAGTCCGTGGCGATCGCCGCTCTGATCCAGGCGACCGCGATGAAGCTGCACTGCCTGCACGCGAATAATGTCGATTTCCGCCAGTATTCGCGAGCGCTGCTGATGGAAAACAAGTTTCGGGCAGTTCGATATGGTTTGGACGGTAAACTAATCGACTTTGGAAAAGAAACGGAAGTTCCCGAGCGCGAGCTGATCGAGGAGTACCTGCACTTCATCGACGATGTGGTCGACGAGCTCGGATCACGCAACGAAATCAACTACATTCGCTCGATGCTGCAGAACGGCAGCGGCGCGGACAGGCAGTTGAAAGTCTGGCGCGAGACGAACGATCTGCGCGCAGTGGTGGACTACATGGCGTCCGAGACTCGCGCGGGACTGTAG
- a CDS encoding ATP-grasp domain-containing protein, producing the protein MKKIGILFGMENTFPQAFVDKVNSMNVNGITAEFVAIGPVKEAVSCGYSVIVDRISHDVPFYRAYLKNAVLTGTHVINNPFWWSADDKFFNYALAAKLGVAVPKTVILPSKQMPPDTNDISFRNLPYPYDWKSVFEYVGFPAFLKPHDGGGWKDVFHVHDEREFFEAYDQTRTLCMTLQAAVKFREYFRCYVVGQKDVRIMPYDPSRPHAERYVMNPPTYDPALLARVEKDALTLCKALGYDLNTVEFAVEDGIPYAIDFMNPAPDADRVSVGEENFNWIVEKVAELAVERALANEGAPPELRWSSFLGYQSPSTASTPSEKAEPKAAATKAVRQKKPIK; encoded by the coding sequence ATGAAGAAGATCGGCATCCTGTTTGGCATGGAGAATACCTTCCCCCAGGCATTCGTGGACAAGGTGAACTCCATGAACGTGAACGGGATCACGGCAGAGTTCGTTGCGATTGGACCGGTGAAGGAAGCCGTCTCCTGCGGCTACTCCGTGATTGTGGATCGCATCTCGCATGATGTTCCGTTCTATCGCGCCTACCTGAAGAACGCTGTGCTGACGGGCACGCACGTTATCAACAATCCCTTCTGGTGGTCTGCCGACGACAAGTTCTTCAACTACGCGCTCGCCGCGAAACTGGGCGTGGCTGTGCCCAAGACGGTGATCCTGCCCAGCAAGCAGATGCCGCCCGACACGAACGACATCTCCTTTCGGAACCTGCCGTACCCGTACGACTGGAAGAGCGTCTTCGAGTACGTTGGCTTCCCGGCCTTCCTGAAGCCGCATGACGGTGGCGGTTGGAAAGATGTCTTCCACGTTCATGATGAGCGCGAGTTCTTTGAAGCCTATGACCAGACGCGCACTCTCTGTATGACCCTGCAGGCCGCGGTCAAGTTCCGCGAGTACTTCCGCTGCTACGTCGTCGGACAGAAAGATGTGCGCATCATGCCTTACGACCCATCGCGTCCGCATGCGGAGCGGTACGTGATGAACCCGCCGACCTACGATCCTGCGCTGCTTGCACGCGTCGAGAAGGATGCACTGACTCTGTGCAAGGCGCTCGGGTATGACCTGAACACGGTCGAGTTTGCAGTAGAAGACGGCATTCCCTATGCCATCGACTTCATGAATCCCGCTCCGGATGCGGATCGAGTCTCAGTTGGCGAAGAGAACTTCAACTGGATTGTAGAGAAGGTCGCAGAGCTTGCTGTTGAGCGGGCGCTGGCGAACGAAGGAGCTCCGCCGGAATTGCGCTGGTCGTCGTTCCTCGGCTACCAGTCTCCGTCAACAGCATCAACACCTTCAGAGAAAGCTGAGCCGAAGGCCGCCGCGACAAAGGCTGTCCGGCAGAAGAAACCGATCAAGTGA
- a CDS encoding esterase family protein — MHREYHVDQSAALGRPMERLVFGHDGLPVIVFPTSCGRFYEFEDQGMVAAIEGEINRGHIQLWCVDSVDAESWYNTNVSGRWQIARHLQYEQYIMHELLPHIRYKNWNQMIAMAGCSFGGFHAASMALRHPDKINAMLSMGGAFDLARFLNGHYDDDVYYTLPMDFLPNLNDHWYLDKFRHNTYVLATGQHDQCWNDNERLAAILRSKGIPVRLDVWGDNTGHDWPYWRRMLQTYL; from the coding sequence ATGCACCGTGAATACCACGTCGACCAGTCTGCTGCGCTTGGCCGTCCCATGGAGCGGCTCGTCTTTGGCCATGACGGTTTACCTGTGATTGTCTTTCCCACGTCCTGCGGGCGCTTCTACGAGTTTGAAGACCAGGGCATGGTCGCGGCCATTGAGGGTGAGATCAATCGCGGCCATATCCAGTTGTGGTGCGTGGATTCCGTGGACGCGGAGAGTTGGTACAACACGAACGTAAGCGGACGGTGGCAGATTGCACGGCATCTGCAATATGAGCAGTACATCATGCATGAACTGCTGCCGCACATTCGTTACAAGAACTGGAACCAGATGATCGCCATGGCGGGATGTTCCTTCGGTGGCTTTCACGCGGCCAGTATGGCGCTGCGCCACCCGGATAAGATCAACGCCATGCTGTCGATGGGCGGTGCCTTCGACCTGGCCCGCTTTCTGAACGGGCACTATGACGATGACGTGTATTACACGCTGCCCATGGACTTCCTGCCAAACCTCAATGATCACTGGTATCTGGATAAGTTCCGGCACAACACCTACGTCCTGGCTACCGGGCAGCACGATCAGTGCTGGAACGACAATGAGCGCCTTGCCGCGATCCTGCGAAGTAAAGGCATTCCCGTTCGGCTGGACGTGTGGGGCGACAACACCGGGCACGACTGGCCGTATTGGCGACGCATGCTGCAAACCTATCTGTGA
- a CDS encoding alpha/beta hydrolase — MEFVASQPDTDTHLTVPGPMLADAEAQGRYVRIRDWESKFLPNSRDIFLYLPEAYLQEPQRSFPLLVMHDGQNLFDGDLSYVKGSTWRAGSTADEEIAAGRVEPLILVGVANTGADRMAEYTPTADARLGGGRGPFYARMLTEELLPMLREEYRVLAGPEHTGIAGSSLGGLISLAIGLRFPEVFGRIGVLSPSIWWDNRTILRDVRSLRTTLPLNIWLDMGTAEGLRHVRDADLLSQLLQTRGWQQGRDLRYQKFPGALHNETAWADRFGEVLRFLFPAL, encoded by the coding sequence ATGGAATTCGTTGCCTCCCAGCCCGACACTGACACACATCTGACCGTGCCAGGACCCATGTTGGCGGACGCTGAGGCGCAGGGCCGCTACGTCCGCATCCGTGACTGGGAATCGAAATTCCTTCCGAACTCACGCGACATCTTTCTCTACCTGCCCGAGGCGTACCTGCAAGAGCCGCAGCGAAGCTTTCCCCTGCTGGTCATGCACGACGGACAAAACCTGTTCGACGGCGACCTGTCCTATGTGAAAGGTAGTACCTGGCGAGCCGGCAGCACGGCAGACGAAGAGATCGCAGCGGGCCGGGTCGAACCGTTGATCCTGGTAGGCGTGGCGAATACCGGCGCGGACCGCATGGCGGAGTACACGCCAACGGCGGACGCCAGGCTCGGCGGCGGTCGCGGCCCTTTCTACGCACGCATGCTGACCGAGGAACTGCTGCCGATGCTGCGCGAAGAGTATCGCGTGCTCGCCGGGCCGGAACATACAGGCATCGCAGGTTCGTCACTGGGCGGACTGATCTCGCTTGCCATCGGTCTGCGCTTCCCGGAAGTCTTCGGCCGCATTGGTGTTCTGTCGCCTTCCATCTGGTGGGATAACCGTACGATCCTGCGCGATGTTCGTTCCCTGAGGACCACGCTGCCGCTGAACATCTGGCTGGACATGGGCACGGCTGAGGGCCTGCGACACGTTCGCGACGCTGACCTGCTGTCGCAACTGCTGCAGACCAGGGGCTGGCAGCAGGGTCGTGACCTTCGATACCAGAAATTTCCCGGTGCTCTCCATAACGAGACGGCCTGGGCCGACCGCTTCGGCGAAGTCCTGCGCTTCCTGTTCCCCGCGCTTTAG
- the rpsP gene encoding 30S ribosomal protein S16: MIRLARVGATKQPYYRIVVIEKDRARNGRSIEVVGTYNPRTEPATVDLKHDRIAYWTSVGAQMSDIVAKLVKNAPAAAEPVAA, from the coding sequence ATGATTCGTCTGGCGCGCGTAGGCGCCACCAAGCAGCCGTACTATCGCATCGTTGTCATCGAGAAGGATCGCGCCCGCAACGGCCGTTCCATCGAAGTGGTTGGTACCTACAATCCCCGCACGGAGCCTGCAACGGTCGACCTGAAGCATGATCGCATCGCTTACTGGACCAGCGTCGGAGCACAGATGTCGGACATCGTTGCCAAGCTGGTGAAGAACGCACCTGCGGCAGCTGAGCCCGTCGCAGCGTAA
- a CDS encoding KH domain-containing protein, with product MCDLISGMATALVDQPEKVRVEAESFDSETVIRLYVAEDDLGKLIGKQGRTARSLRTILGAAGSKLQHRFSLDVKSE from the coding sequence ATGTGTGACTTGATCTCCGGGATGGCCACCGCACTGGTGGACCAGCCCGAAAAGGTCCGAGTGGAAGCCGAAAGCTTCGATTCTGAGACCGTTATCCGCCTGTACGTGGCAGAAGACGATTTGGGCAAGCTGATCGGAAAGCAGGGCCGCACCGCTCGATCGTTGCGAACTATCCTTGGCGCTGCCGGTAGCAAGCTGCAGCACCGCTTCAGCCTCGACGTGAAATCGGAATAG
- the rimM gene encoding ribosome maturation factor RimM (Essential for efficient processing of 16S rRNA), which yields MTQNSKEWVTLARVVRPQGRRGEVLCDLFTDFPDQFKDRPEVSLLTPGGLRTDGFVEDHWMPVGRSAGRIVLKLRGSESIQEAEDLGKSEVQIAADERVALDDQTYYVNDLIGCVLTDGETEIGTVDDMHFPQDPQGKRIETAAAIFVVTRANGDEVMIPFANDFVAKIDITAKRIEMQLPHGLVDMNG from the coding sequence ATGACACAGAACTCCAAAGAGTGGGTGACGCTGGCACGCGTGGTCCGGCCCCAGGGCCGCCGAGGCGAAGTGTTGTGTGATCTGTTCACGGACTTTCCGGATCAATTCAAAGATCGCCCAGAGGTCTCGCTGCTTACCCCCGGGGGCCTCCGGACGGACGGTTTCGTCGAAGACCACTGGATGCCGGTCGGTCGCAGTGCCGGTCGAATTGTTCTCAAACTCCGCGGATCTGAATCGATTCAAGAGGCAGAGGATCTGGGCAAGTCAGAAGTTCAAATCGCGGCTGATGAACGAGTTGCGCTTGACGATCAAACCTATTACGTGAACGATCTGATTGGCTGCGTTTTAACCGATGGCGAAACGGAAATCGGCACGGTCGACGACATGCACTTTCCCCAGGATCCGCAGGGTAAGCGAATCGAAACGGCCGCGGCCATCTTCGTCGTAACGCGGGCCAACGGCGATGAAGTGATGATCCCCTTCGCGAACGACTTCGTGGCGAAGATCGACATCACCGCGAAGCGCATCGAGATGCAGCTCCCCCACGGGCTCGTCGACATGAACGGCTAA
- the trmD gene encoding tRNA (guanosine(37)-N1)-methyltransferase TrmD gives MRFDIVTIFPDFFESTLRNGVVARALITGIAQIGTVDLRSFTHDRHRTVDDRPFGGGEGMVLKPEPLSEAIESLGISPKPVRDTTRETVILLSAQGSRFTQAVAHELKSMQRIVLICGRYEGVDERVNEMHCDRELSIGDYVLSGGELGAAIIVDAVTRLLPGVLGNPDSAHYESFGHAHDSARDENAPPQAVAASAGLLDYPHYTRPAEFRGVGIPEVLSGGDHLAIRRWRRQQALQKTLQNRPDLLAEAPLTKEERRYLESLRKAAKLNQD, from the coding sequence TTGCGCTTCGATATCGTGACCATCTTTCCTGACTTCTTCGAGAGCACGCTCCGCAACGGCGTCGTGGCGCGCGCCTTGATCACGGGCATCGCGCAAATCGGAACGGTCGATCTGCGCAGCTTCACCCATGATCGTCACCGCACGGTGGATGACCGTCCGTTCGGTGGCGGCGAAGGCATGGTCCTCAAGCCTGAGCCCCTCTCCGAAGCGATCGAGTCCCTCGGAATCTCTCCCAAACCCGTTCGCGACACTACTCGCGAGACCGTGATCCTCCTCTCCGCACAGGGCTCACGCTTCACGCAGGCGGTGGCCCATGAACTGAAGTCGATGCAACGGATCGTCCTGATCTGCGGACGGTACGAGGGTGTGGACGAGCGCGTGAATGAAATGCATTGTGACCGCGAACTTTCGATTGGAGACTATGTGCTCTCAGGCGGAGAGCTCGGGGCCGCCATTATCGTCGATGCGGTGACACGCCTTCTTCCCGGTGTTCTGGGCAATCCTGACTCGGCGCACTACGAGAGCTTCGGCCACGCGCATGACTCTGCCCGCGATGAGAATGCCCCGCCCCAGGCTGTAGCAGCTTCTGCTGGTCTGCTTGATTACCCACACTACACTCGGCCCGCGGAGTTTCGCGGCGTCGGTATTCCAGAGGTCCTTTCGGGCGGTGACCATCTTGCCATTCGCCGCTGGCGAAGGCAGCAGGCGCTTCAGAAGACGCTGCAGAATCGACCAGACCTGCTTGCAGAAGCACCTCTAACCAAGGAAGAACGCCGCTACCTGGAAAGCCTTCGAAAAGCAGCTAAGTTGAACCAAGACTGA
- the rplS gene encoding 50S ribosomal protein L19 codes for MSIHPIMQKLAAKLERTDLPEFAPGDTVRVQVKIKEGDKERLQAFEGMCIARKNGPQGSFTVRKMSFGQGVERIFPFNSKVVDKVEKVRSYEVRRAKLFYLRGLRGKAARLREVGRTA; via the coding sequence ATGTCGATTCACCCCATCATGCAGAAGCTCGCGGCTAAGCTCGAGCGCACCGACCTTCCGGAATTTGCTCCCGGCGACACCGTCCGCGTGCAGGTAAAGATCAAGGAAGGCGACAAAGAGCGTCTTCAGGCATTTGAGGGCATGTGCATCGCCCGCAAGAACGGACCCCAGGGTTCCTTTACGGTTCGCAAGATGAGCTTCGGCCAGGGCGTGGAGCGTATCTTCCCGTTCAACTCGAAGGTTGTCGACAAGGTCGAGAAGGTTCGCTCGTACGAAGTACGCCGCGCCAAGCTGTTCTACCTCCGCGGTCTGCGCGGCAAGGCTGCTCGTCTGCGCGAAGTGGGCCGTACCGCCTAA
- a CDS encoding ribonuclease HII yields the protein MQIPLPMRRKRPMIPEGQTKQQMLRDLVCSDAPEQALRYHGFCCIAGVDEVGRGALFGSVVAAAVVLPERTTRLQRLGLRDSKQLTREEREQLDHEIRKCAIAFAVGEVDAETIDRINIYQASRLAMRLAVEQLGCVPDHLLIDAMRIDHSCAQTKLIYGDSLSVSIAAASVLAKVHRDAQMREWDLTHPQYGLASHKGYATPEHRRALEEHGPTPLHRKSFAPVARFFGDEALEQAVAMTELLFDEAELQEEFEPCQSA from the coding sequence ATGCAAATTCCCCTCCCCATGCGCCGCAAGCGCCCGATGATCCCGGAAGGGCAGACCAAGCAGCAGATGTTGCGCGACCTTGTTTGCTCCGACGCACCCGAGCAGGCACTGCGTTACCACGGCTTTTGCTGCATCGCCGGTGTGGACGAAGTTGGACGAGGAGCTCTTTTCGGTTCCGTGGTCGCCGCGGCGGTTGTGTTGCCGGAGCGCACCACAAGGCTGCAACGCCTGGGTTTACGCGACAGCAAGCAGTTGACTCGCGAAGAACGTGAGCAGCTTGATCACGAAATCCGTAAGTGCGCGATTGCGTTTGCAGTCGGCGAGGTCGACGCTGAGACCATCGATCGGATCAACATCTATCAGGCATCGCGGCTGGCGATGCGCCTGGCGGTGGAGCAGCTCGGCTGCGTCCCGGATCACCTTCTGATTGACGCGATGCGCATCGATCATTCCTGCGCGCAGACGAAGCTGATCTACGGTGATTCCCTCTCGGTCTCCATTGCCGCTGCGTCCGTGCTGGCAAAGGTGCACCGGGATGCGCAAATGCGTGAATGGGATCTGACGCACCCACAGTATGGTCTTGCGTCACACAAGGGCTATGCCACGCCGGAACATCGCCGCGCACTAGAAGAGCACGGACCTACGCCGTTGCATCGTAAGTCTTTCGCGCCCGTTGCCAGGTTCTTCGGTGATGAAGCGCTGGAGCAGGCCGTGGCTATGACGGAACTGCTCTTCGACGAAGCAGAGTTACAGGAGGAGTTCGAACCTTGCCAAAGCGCCTGA
- a CDS encoding PIG-L deacetylase family protein translates to MPKRLMCVVAHPDDECFAFGGALALATKAGYETYVVCLTDGQAATNRGDSADGQDLGRMRRDEFARSCEVLGVTKHETLDYQDGRLEFEELNGVAKKLVERMRTWKPQIVLTFGLDGSLNVHADHTMVSCFTSAAFHWSARTKRFPDLGLPPHAPQRLFHQSTEFTLADREPQLPAPWTVELDVSTVKEVKFAAFREHTSQLAVMEKVRPYWEKFGDREHYTLAGTLTPQAAVLAQSMFDGIVED, encoded by the coding sequence TTGCCAAAGCGCCTGATGTGCGTCGTAGCCCACCCGGATGATGAGTGTTTTGCCTTTGGCGGGGCCCTGGCTCTGGCAACGAAAGCTGGTTACGAGACCTACGTGGTTTGCCTCACCGACGGACAGGCTGCGACCAATCGCGGCGATTCCGCAGATGGGCAGGATCTGGGCCGCATGCGTCGTGACGAGTTCGCACGGAGTTGCGAGGTACTCGGCGTAACCAAGCACGAGACACTGGACTACCAGGACGGCCGGCTCGAATTCGAAGAGTTGAATGGCGTAGCGAAAAAGCTCGTCGAGCGCATGCGCACGTGGAAGCCGCAGATCGTACTGACCTTCGGTCTGGACGGATCGCTGAATGTGCACGCCGACCACACCATGGTCAGCTGCTTCACAAGCGCTGCGTTCCACTGGTCGGCACGCACCAAGCGCTTCCCTGATCTTGGACTGCCACCGCACGCGCCCCAGCGCCTCTTCCACCAGAGCACTGAGTTCACCTTGGCAGACCGCGAGCCGCAGCTCCCGGCGCCGTGGACAGTGGAACTGGATGTATCAACGGTGAAAGAGGTCAAGTTTGCTGCCTTCCGTGAGCACACCTCGCAACTGGCCGTCATGGAAAAGGTCCGCCCCTATTGGGAGAAATTCGGCGACCGGGAGCACTACACGCTTGCTGGAACCTTGACTCCCCAGGCCGCTGTGCTCGCACAGAGCATGTTCGACGGTATCGTCGAAGATTAG
- a CDS encoding sulfite oxidase heme-binding subunit YedZ, which produces MSNRTIKILKPFVFLLALAPFFGILWSFHTDQLGADPVQSITHWTGDWTIWMLLISLAVTPIRRLSPKLAWLIRFRRMLGLFAFFYATLHLLTYVLLFSGFDLTGALDAARQGQFHVLREDWVAVWPTMVEDVEKRRFIQVGLLSYVILLALALTSPQRVMRSMGGRPWQTLHRMVYIAAIFGAIHYWWLVKKGVLAPWKDTAVLLVLLLARPAYTWMKKKPAVRVAA; this is translated from the coding sequence ATGTCCAATCGCACGATCAAGATCCTGAAGCCCTTTGTCTTTCTGCTTGCCCTGGCACCTTTCTTCGGCATTCTGTGGAGCTTCCATACCGACCAACTCGGTGCCGATCCTGTGCAGAGCATTACCCACTGGACCGGTGACTGGACCATCTGGATGCTGCTGATTTCTCTGGCAGTCACGCCGATCCGCCGTCTGTCGCCGAAGCTTGCGTGGCTTATTCGCTTCCGCCGGATGCTGGGCCTGTTCGCGTTCTTTTACGCAACGCTGCACCTGCTGACCTATGTTCTGCTTTTCAGCGGCTTCGATCTGACGGGTGCGCTGGATGCTGCGCGCCAAGGACAGTTCCATGTGCTGCGTGAGGATTGGGTTGCTGTCTGGCCAACGATGGTCGAGGACGTGGAGAAGCGCCGCTTCATTCAGGTGGGTCTTCTGTCGTACGTCATTCTGCTGGCACTCGCACTGACGTCGCCGCAGCGAGTGATGCGCAGCATGGGTGGCAGGCCGTGGCAGACGCTTCATCGCATGGTCTATATCGCCGCGATTTTCGGCGCGATTCACTACTGGTGGCTGGTCAAGAAAGGCGTACTGGCGCCATGGAAGGACACGGCTGTTCTTCTGGTACTCCTGCTGGCGCGGCCCGCCTATACCTGGATGAAGAAGAAGCCTGCAGTGCGTGTCGCTGCCTAA
- the msrP gene encoding protein-methionine-sulfoxide reductase catalytic subunit MsrP produces MLIGKAPEFKSSEITPRESFLNRRNLIFGGLAAAGLAYEWHQKMPPLFTPTVHAASKLPTVPGQAPAISDAITPQGKATSYNNFYEFGTDKADPKANAGKLKQRPWTVKIEGLCNNPKTVDIDTLLKYKPLQDRTYRFRCVEAWSMIIPWVGYPLADLINFAQPKPEAKYVEFFSLADRSQMDLPGGFNWPYTEGLRMDEAMHPLTLLTFGAYGQTLENQQGAPVRVIVPWKYGFKSAKSIVRIRFTDKQPVTTWNDISSSEYGFYSNVNPSHDHPRWSQAHERRIDASVFPRTVATLPFNGYGNEVASLYKGMDLNKNY; encoded by the coding sequence ATGCTGATTGGCAAAGCACCGGAGTTCAAGTCGTCTGAGATTACGCCGCGCGAAAGCTTTTTGAATCGGCGAAACCTGATCTTCGGTGGACTGGCAGCAGCGGGCCTCGCATACGAGTGGCACCAGAAGATGCCACCTCTGTTTACCCCCACAGTCCACGCCGCCTCCAAGCTTCCGACGGTCCCCGGTCAGGCGCCCGCCATAAGCGACGCCATCACGCCACAGGGAAAGGCAACCAGCTACAACAATTTTTATGAGTTCGGCACGGACAAAGCGGACCCCAAGGCAAATGCGGGCAAGCTGAAGCAGCGGCCTTGGACCGTCAAGATCGAAGGTCTCTGCAACAACCCTAAGACGGTCGACATCGACACGCTGCTGAAATACAAGCCGCTGCAGGACCGTACCTATCGCTTCCGCTGCGTTGAGGCCTGGAGCATGATCATCCCATGGGTAGGTTACCCGCTGGCGGACCTCATCAACTTTGCGCAGCCGAAACCTGAGGCGAAGTATGTCGAATTCTTCTCGTTGGCTGATCGCAGCCAGATGGATTTGCCCGGTGGCTTCAACTGGCCCTACACCGAGGGCCTTCGCATGGACGAGGCGATGCATCCACTGACGCTGCTGACCTTCGGTGCCTATGGGCAGACGCTCGAGAACCAGCAGGGCGCACCAGTCCGCGTGATTGTTCCTTGGAAGTATGGCTTCAAGTCCGCCAAGTCAATCGTCCGTATCCGCTTTACGGACAAGCAGCCGGTGACGACCTGGAATGACATCTCCTCGTCGGAGTACGGCTTTTACTCGAACGTAAATCCCAGCCACGATCATCCGCGTTGGAGCCAGGCACACGAGCGCCGCATCGATGCCAGTGTCTTCCCGCGCACGGTCGCTACACTGCCGTTCAATGGTTACGGCAACGAAGTGGCCTCGCTGTACAAGGGCATGGATCTGAACAAGAACTATTAA
- a CDS encoding 2-keto-4-pentenoate hydratase: MTIPAAREAVLRQTADILLTARRTASPIPDLPADLHPANEAEAFAVQDAIVEAYRPIGGYKVGARGPEHQPFFAPMPAAWMGENGALFRGDNHRLRGVEAEICFRIGTALPPRDVPYTRDEVFGAIESCHPALEILESAFTDPTVVSRECMLADLQMHGGFVAGPAVRDWQTIDWSQEQVTLSADGAIRVENTGSNPGGHDLIRLLVYMANEGSKRTGGLKRGDWITTGSWTGVTWTSHGTEVVANFSHAGRVSLQFATEKL; the protein is encoded by the coding sequence ATGACGATTCCGGCAGCACGCGAGGCAGTTTTACGGCAGACCGCGGACATACTTCTCACAGCGCGGCGCACCGCCTCACCGATCCCGGACCTCCCCGCAGATCTGCACCCCGCCAACGAAGCCGAGGCGTTTGCCGTACAGGACGCCATCGTGGAAGCCTACCGCCCCATTGGCGGATACAAGGTTGGAGCACGCGGCCCAGAACACCAGCCCTTCTTCGCTCCTATGCCTGCAGCATGGATGGGCGAGAACGGCGCACTCTTCCGTGGCGATAACCATCGGCTGCGCGGCGTTGAGGCGGAAATCTGCTTCCGCATCGGCACTGCCTTACCGCCCCGCGATGTCCCCTACACGCGTGACGAAGTTTTCGGAGCGATCGAGAGTTGCCATCCAGCGCTTGAGATCCTGGAGTCGGCTTTCACTGATCCCACCGTTGTCTCGCGCGAGTGCATGCTGGCCGACCTGCAGATGCACGGTGGCTTCGTCGCCGGCCCTGCGGTACGGGACTGGCAGACGATCGACTGGTCCCAGGAGCAGGTCACGCTTTCTGCAGACGGCGCGATCCGCGTGGAGAATACCGGCTCCAACCCTGGCGGCCACGACCTCATCCGCTTACTGGTTTACATGGCGAATGAAGGATCGAAGCGCACCGGCGGCCTCAAGCGCGGCGACTGGATCACCACTGGCAGTTGGACCGGCGTCACCTGGACGTCGCATGGCACAGAAGTTGTCGCGAACTTCAGCCATGCTGGGCGCGTCAGTCTGCAATTCGCGACGGAGAAGTTGTAA